The Arachis ipaensis cultivar K30076 chromosome B10, Araip1.1, whole genome shotgun sequence DNA window GAGGTAAGAGAGACTATGTTTCTttgattttggtttttttttgtcAAGTGGATTGGACAGCCCCCAATCCTAGGCATTACACCCAtgtttcacacacacacacaacacactcacacacactacCATGGATATCATGGGTTCTTAAACCAACAACCAGCCTCAGCTGAGATTAGAACCCGGATGCAGCATTGTATGAGGCAGATAGGTATGCCATCTGTGCTAGGCCTCTGCTGCTTTTTTGTTCTTTCAAAGCATTTCTTATGGATAATTTGGATTAGGAATAGATGTTTTTGGTAAACTACTATAAAACttatatgaaaaacaaaaacaaaataatccACCCAAACCTGTTAACCCCATTACAAACAAAACCACTTTATAAGCCCAAAAGCCCAAAAAAAAGGTAACCATGATAACAAAATGACATACTATTTCATTATCACCCtaattaggggtgttcaaaaccgatccggaTCGAACTAAACCGAAGAATCGAACCAAAAAAACCGAAAACCGAATTAACCGAAaaccaaaaaaaccaaaaaagTGATGTGTTGCTGTTTTTTtgtggttcggttcggttttcagtTCTCACCACCAAAAccctaaccgaaccgaaccgaaccggttctttccaaaaccctaaaaaattaaacCTACCCCCACCCCCCAGACCTAGACCTAGACCCAGATGTGACTCGTGAGAGTGTGAGACGGCCACACCCCCACTTCTCCTTCCCTACATGCGCGACAGCTTCCCTCTCCAAATCCCAGATCGAAGCCTTCCTCAGTTCCTCCAAATCCCACCGCCGAACAGAGGAGAACCCCCACCGCCGGTGCACGACCCAGCCTCCACCCAGCAGCGTTTCTGGAGCCACCTCTGACCATGCCACCTGCGACCTCGCCGCCTCCAACCCACCCAGCAGCGTTTCTGGAGCCACGTCCGACCTCGCCACGTCCGACCTCGCCGCCTCCAGTCCACCCAGCAGCGTTTCTGGAGCCCACCCACCCAGCCACCGATTGTCCGATTCAAGTGCATATGGAGCCCGAGCCATCTATTCAGGTAAACTTTGCTGATTTGTTGTTCAGTTTAGGCCTAGGGTTATAACTTATCAgtttattgatttattgtttattgctgatttattgtttattgcttatttattgtttattgttcAGTTTATCAGTATATTGATTTATCAGTTTAGCAGTCTATTGATTTATCAGTTTATCAGTTATTCAGTGCTGGTTATGTGCTTAATGATTTAAACTTCAGctgcttgtttattgctggttctgtgcttgtttattgctggtaAAAGTGCTTGTTTTTTTGCTGGTTTTGTACTTGTTTATTGGTGGTAAAAgtgcttgtttattgctggttctGTGCTTGTTTATTGCTGCTTAATGATCTAAACTTCAGCTGCTTGTTTCTGTGATTGATTTATTGTTAAGATTATTTGGTTTTGTTCAATTTATTGCTTGTGTTATTGCTGGTTCTCTGCTTGATTTATTGCTGGTAAAAgtgcttgtttattgctggttttgTGCTTGTTTAATGCTGGTAAAAGTGCTTGTTTTTTGCTGGTTCTGTGCTTGTTTTATTGTTATGATTATTTGGTTTTGTTCAATTTATTGCTTGTTGTTCTTATTATGTAACTGGTTTTTTAATTTCAGGTTCGTTTGCATTGTGAAGTTTAGCTATTTGTTGGAGAAGACACCATAACCTTGCATATCAGTTTAatgacaatttatttttattttcagttgtgtTGACTGGTGAACTATTGaacttctttttctttaattgtCGTATTTGAATTCTGTTGTCGTTATATTTCATTAGATCAAGACtttgttagctattgtgtatttcggtttgtcgatttcaatgttatgactttgCATAATAGTAtggtagaaaattttttttatttgatcgaaaaaaccgaacaaaccgaaccaaaccaaaccgattttaattggtttggtttggttcggatgaccttgaaaaaaaaccgaaccaaaccgaatcgCAGCTTAATTAAACGATCGGATCGGATGGCTTTTTCTTCAAAAACCGAatcaaaccgcaccgcgaacacccctaaccCTAACCACACATAATTCAACGACAACTTCTGCAGCCTCTCTTTGGCTGTCAGCAGAGATGATGCAATAGCATCTTGTCACACCTAAGTCCCCACACTGTTTCAATATCATTTATTCCACATAGGATTTACACATGTGGATACTATATACATCCACACCATAAACTCTCCCAATATTAAAATGCATATCTATCACATTTCATACACGCAGTCTTTGTATCAACGGGTGTAAGCAATCACGAAAATCACGACCTTTCTCGCTATCCGAAATAATAGCTAATATGAAGATCTTGCCAGAAAGGATATCAAAACAACCTTTATGCAATAAAGTGGACACTACTGCAAGTaaataattcttgaattaatGCTCACTTTAGTCTATATAAGTATATACATGAATCATTTTAGTCTCGATAAATTTTAATGAGTCAAAATAGTATATATAAGTAATATATACAAGAATGCGAGGCATTAGTTAAAATGATCGTGCATCAATTTGATACTCAAAAGATAAGACGCTTTAAATTGACAAAAAGACCTCTAaaagataacaataataaaatagtCTTCGAAAgatttatgaattaataaaatgaTTCAAACGTTCGTCAACCAataatatttttatgaaattactAATTTAACACTCACTATCTCTATTTTCACCTGTTGCTATCTTTTAGAagttatatctttttttttttttcaaaatttataccTTGAGAGTCAACATAGCTATTTACTAACCAACTAAATGGCAGCGCTATATAGGTTCATGAATTAATTAGCAGTTTCTGGTTGTTGCAAATGAATGCTTACAAGGTTCAGCAACCTGTTAAGGTATTGTGAAAACTTATATTATGATAAGTTCTTAGTCATGTAGCATCACCATTAAGTAAATTATTTATCCAAATCAGTTTTAATTGTGTTAAAATTTCTTGAGTCCTTCTAGAGTTGTAAGAATTTTTCTTGTAGCTTCcgccaaaaaatagaaaagtatagTAACTTTTGAAAGATGGGAAAGTAACACATTCCGTAGAAATATATGAATATGATAGATATCGCTTTAAGAGCAAGAAGAAAAGGTGAAGAATGGGGCAAATATGCTACCATTGCTCTTGTGAAAACAATAACCTCAGCTTGTTTCCTAGAATGATTGGCAATCAGTTTATGTGCAGCCGCTATAGAagtaccaaaaatagaaaaagggCATAATTCCTCCTATGACAACAAATTGCATAATTCCTCTTTGTTATGCTTGTTCTTGACCTGTAACGTCCCCTTCTTCCTAACCCACCTTAAATAAAACACGATACACGAAAGTTCGCAATCAAGAAAGAGGAAAATAACTAGGTGCCGTTCGTAAACTATTTACGTCAATTTGACTTTAGATTTTCAGAGTGCAATCTTCAAATTATCAAAGTCGCTTTCCGCAACCGCTAGGACGTTAACCGAACTTCTTAAAAGAATTGAAATCCTGCAGATATCaaataaaagaagaaggaaaacagtgtgcaataattttatatattacatagaaaaTATCAGAAGATCACAAATTGGAAGAATGCGGGAAGAAAACAATACTGAAACTTATAAAGTCAGCTAACAAATGTACAAGTTTTCTTGATGAAACCATCGATCCCCAGAGAATCCCAATATATTTTATATCTAAAACCTAAGTTCAAGAGATGAAATGAGCAAAATCCTAATAACTGCTTCCGCCACCCTTTAGCCCTTCCCTGGGGCGACTTCATTTTATAATGTCAAAACAAACATGGCATTCCTTTTCTTTATTGTCTTGGCCCTTGCAATAAGAACCCTGGATATCATTAACATTTTCAAAGAGTTAACAACCTCTTTTCCATCCAGGTAATGATGTCCTGAGCAACCTCTTCGCGCTCAGGCTCGAACAGAAGGTCGTGCAAGAAGCCATCATACAGCTTTATGTCCTTGAACTCAGAAGCCGCCATGTTGTATAGATCCTGTGAGGCCAGGGGATCAGTAACCTTATCGGCAGTTCCGTGGAGTACAAAGAATGGCACCGTCACAGACTTGAAGTTCCGCATAAGGTAAGAGGAAATTCTCAGTATTTCATGGCCTGTTCGGACCCTTATAGGTCCAGTGTAGACCAATGGATCAGAGTACTTGGCCAACAAAGCCGCCGGATCCCTTGAAACCGGAATACCCCTTTTGTTTGCTCCTTTAAACTGGTACTTTGGAGCTAACAGAGACAACATTGGAGCAATAGCCTGTATCAACACCAGACAGATCCTTTTTAACATGAATGGACAAGAATAGAAAGGTCCACAATCACAAACATATTACAACGCAAAATTataatttagtaattttataaattaatactTTTTtgaggttaaaaaaaaaaaagactagtCCTGCTTGCAGAGTCTTGGGAGTTTTGATCCCTTTATACAAACCATGATGAATGATTGAATGCATAAATCTAAAGGAAGCTATGGTGAAGAAATAGTGATAAATAATTCACCTAGCGTTTACGATTAAATGGAAATCTTAATATCCAATTCCAATTTACAAAAATCATATGACAAAATTCCCTTGCAAATGCTGTGCTATAGTTAATTACAGCTCATATGATCCTGGCTCAAGTTTGATCGCTCAGTTAAAAATAACAATCTAACTGGTATTTATGACTATGTTAGATCATATTTATTATTATCTATAGCAATTTTTCCCCTTGCTGAGGAGAGGGAATACTACTTTCATGATAACTGCATATCCAGTATGTAGCAAAGTAGAAACACATTAAATTTCAAGAGTAATGCTGATGAACAACCTTCAAAATGCAAAACTTACATTAACAATTGGATGAGCTGGCTTCACACGCAACGCTGGTGAAGTTAATATGATTCCTTCCACCATTGCTTTAATATGATAGTGGGAGGCCGCCTACACAAAAATGTAGCCATTAAATTTAATGCTTCGACGAGGGATAAATTAATTCATGAAGCCGTGCAGGAGATTTCAGCCCTTACCTTCAAAACCACAGCCCCGCCAGTGGAGTGTCCAAAGAGAAAGCATGGTACACCGGGATTGTCTGATCTTATCTTTTCTAAGAAAGCACCCTGTTTTGTATCATGGCTAATTCACCATCAAAGTGCAAAGTGGAAATCATAGAGTAACATTTTCACAAACAATAGATCTCATACGAGAACAAGAAAAGGACAGCATAATGATTATTATAAGATTTTGAAGTGCCAATGAAAGTGATTGGGGTGGGGGGAATTAACCAGATCATCAATGTGCAACTAGAGTGaataaagcaaagaaaagaatTGTTGGCTCCACATAGATGCTTAAATGTTTTACATTAGAAGAACCACTACCACCAAATGAGGCTATATTTATTACAAACTGGGGAATAGAGCATTATGTTATACTTACTACGTCTGCAACCACATGATCAAGAGATGGTACATACCCATGCAATCCATCACTCCCTCCATGACCTGTAACAAGTGAACAAATAACTCCAGACTCGTCAGAAAAAAGGTGTAAGGGCAGACAATCCAAAGAAAGGGGCTGaatatacatataaatatataatcatATACTACAAAAGAAAACTATATAATCATGTTGATGCCCATGCATATAAATCAGGATCTCAAGGGACCTAATGAAAAAATGAGCCTTAAAAGTTACCTATCCAGTCCATTGCATAGACACCAAAGCTACATGATGTTAATTGCCTTGCAAAGTCAGCATATCTTCCACTGAAAATTGAACTCTAAGTTAGAGGTAGGGGAAAAACTATAATTCTTATCATCTTACAAATGCCTTAACAAATAACAATCACTTGAAAATGGACATATCAGAAAAAACAGAAAGCATAGTAGACTACCTGTGTTCGTTAAGCCCATGAATGATGACCAGAATGCCCCTGAAAGGAAAAGAgtagaaaataattaattcaaatgTGAAACAAAGCAACACAACTGCAGGTTGCAGAATACCCCTCTGTTTCAATGATTAAAATTTTCTTTCATATATCTTTGTCTATTACTATAATCCGCAGAAGGAAAAGACTCAATTCAAGACATGCATGCTCAATTTAGCCGAGTTCATCTTCCAAGTGTTTGGCCAATTTTACAGAAAAGGAGCATTAACAACAGCAAAGGAGCATTAACAACTTCAATCAAGCTGCTACTGGTTTTTTAAGCTCATTCACAATAGAATTACATATACATAGTCACCGTCTCAGTTACCTAACGCTGAAACCCCATGCAATTAAGCTTGATCTCCATACGTTTAACATAAAACAACATAAAAATTCTCGTAACAACAAAACTAGCAACACGCATTTTGACCGAAattgcagagagagagagagagagaaccctTACTTAAGATCACCGGCAACCGGGAACCACTGGCGACAAAAAAGAGCGTTGTTCCTAACGCCGTAGAAGATTGAAGTACTCCACCGGCATAGCCAGTCATCGGTTCCCATCCCAACGTCCTGAGCGAGGGCTCTCCTCCGGCACGTGTCCTCCTCCTCCCTAACAAGCCATCTCTTCTTGAAGTGCTTCCTCGGCGACGAAGGCGGCGCACCGGCTAGGGTGCCACGGCGAGAACGGCGAGGGAGAACGAAGAGAATGAACGAGAGGAAGAACGTGTAGACGAAGATCAATGAAGCTCTCAGAGCCTTCATGATCGGAATTATACGGTTGCTCGCACCTGACGTCAGCGGCTCCATCCTCCCCGCCTCCGCTGAAGACATCgtttctcctcttcttccttctgtCTGCGGAGACGGCGGAGAAACCGAAAACGGAAAACCGAAAACAAACAAACGGAATGAAAATGAACGCTTCCGGGAACACACACAGGAGGAAATGAACGCGCACAGAGACACCGAAATACGGAATTAAAAAGTTGCAAGAAACGCTGTTTATGTCTTTTGGGGATTCATTTATATTTGTTCATGGGGATTTCAAGCCGTTGGATTGGTTTTGGAGTTGTAGAGATCGCACGGATGAGGATGTGTTGGTGATTATGCTGTCTTATTTGGacgaataaagaaaaagaaaaaaataactcagcttaaaagaggaaaaagtaaaaaCTAGAAAGTAAGAGATTTAGGATTTGTTAGAAGTAGAATCGGACGGTGATCTCTAAAAGTACAGCCAATACTAGTTCAGGAAATGAGGTGAGTTGGCATGATTGTTTTCGTGGCAGTATCTAATTGGTCATAGATCGCGGAGAGAACCGCGTAGTCGTTAGTCTGTAGCTCCATTTCTGGCGGGGTCGTTGGTAGGCGGTAGCTGCTGCACAAAATGGGGTTTGACTTGTTAATGTGTACTAGTATGTTAAGAATATTCTTATTTATAGATATACAATacgataataataattataaaattaataaaaaataaacaagatcataattattaattttacgtGGCTTgatttgtgatttttatttataattttaattgtaTTTTGTTACTACTTTATAAGATAGTCTTACTCTTTTTATTGTTTCTTCGTAAAAAAAACACGTTAAACATTGCCAATTATATAATCCAAAATTGGCGGTTTAAATGACAGAAGGATTATTGACTGCCGTCAATAACTTATGTCATGTGTTAGACAAAGCCCCAAAGGCAAATGGAGGAAAggcatttttttaaattaaaaaaaaaatgaaatgggaAACGAAAAAGTGAAGAAGAAAAATTTTCTTGGCCCACTTCTTTGATTTTTATGTTGGACTTCATTTGATTTGCTATAAAATTGTAAAATTTGTTTTGAGGGAGGTTTGAACTtggattttttaaatattaacaaAATAGTAGTCCACTAGATCATCTTCGCTTCTAATATTATACATgttattgaatttatttatttaatacttATATTTGCATGCAATATAAATTCTTCCGCTACATATCATATTGTGATTAATATATGATTTATTGAGGAGTAGCCACAGCATccttgataataataatatttaaagaaattacataaatattaatataatatatttgtAATTATTGTGAATTATATAATGAACTTACCCACAGGAATTTATTATGTTATTCACATGTAATTAGGttgaaatagaaaatattttactTCCTAATTAGTCCATATGTATTAAGAAGTAGtattttattttctagttttatcACTTTAGTCAATATAGTAAATATTATgtttagtaattgaaaaaaatatattaaaaagattttattttttcctACATATTAgaataaatcaattttttataataaactttAAATACTAGTAGTTTAATcagtacaaaataaaaaatatatttgtaaATTTGCTTCAAAGTTCACACTTTTTTTCAATTACATAATTTATAGCAAAAGGAAAGGCGGAGATTTCAATCGAAAGTCCGGAGAAATTGGACCTTACAAAAAAGTATTAAAAACTAAATAACGAAGTTAGACCTTGGAAAATGCAGGACCAAGGACGTGTTCCCTTGTGTATCATGAGAGATTATTCCGAATAGGTGACATGAACAAGAAAGAATACTTCTTCCCAGTTTCGTTTGTGGCTTGATTTTCTCTTCAAGTTCCTCTCACTGGCCTCGAGTTTCACTTCGGCGTTTTAATAGTTCATTTTCGTACGCTTAAGCTCTCTTACTATTTATTTTTACTCCACTTAAATTCTTACAGGAAAATAACGGATgtttcttataaaaaaaaatagaaataccgAGTGGTCAAGCTCAATGTTTTGAAAATCGAACTCNNNNNNNNNNNNNNNNNNNNNNNNNNNNNNNNNNNNNNNNNNNNNNNNNNNNNNNNNNNNNNNtactcaaaaattaaataataaaagaaacaattaaACATAAAATAGTAATATTAAAATTTGTAAACATTTACtatagatttattttattattgagatcacttttatttttattttcaccaCTTAGATAAGAAGAATCAAGTGATGCAACGTAAAGTATATTACTATACTACCACTACTATTACCACTACTTTAATAAAGATCAGCATCAATATTATCCAACGAAATATATAACATGTTATCaataagataaaaattaaaatcattCTAATAAATTATCAAAAAATAAAGTATAACATTCACCTAGTAAGTCTTTAATATTATTAGAAAGATTAGACTATTTCTTGACAATCTCTTCCATTACCTAAAAATCAATCAAATTGATATTTTCATAATCAATTGAATTATATTgtaccttttctttttttttttcttaaaaaaataaacacaATACATGAAAAATAACATAACATATTAAGTAttatttggattgacttttttaataaaaaaatatttttttaaaatgaattatttttattaaaacttATTTGGATacgtcttttaaaaaaaatacttttattaaaaaaataaattatttgcttttttttttaaaactagcAATACAttgcttttaaaaaaataaacacaaaagacgattttaatacttaaaaactctttttaaaaagtctatttaaatatgaaataatttttgcctgttaaaaaaagattttttttaaaagatgaaaaaaaaagtacttttttaaaaagtcaatccaaactgACCCTAAATACACAAAATCCATGATATGAAATGAAAGTATGAAACATATATTATCTGAATTTAAGACGCAAATTATATGTTACATACACAATATCATTTAATCTATTAATCTATTGTAAATATATATGAAGCAGAACCACGAACAACCTCCACTATTCATCTACAAAGTTACAAATCCATAACCATATTATTAACAAGTTTTTTTATAGCTCGAATAACTTTTAGCCTATCAAAGCTTTCTTTTCGATCTTTATATAAGTGTATTTCCTTCATTGCCTCAACTGATTCTAAATTGTTAACCTTGCAATGTAACGTAACAAGATCAAGGAAACCTCGCATGACATCAGGTGCTTCTTTGTAGTTTTCATCAAAAAACAAAGTAGGAGTTAGGAATAAGCCATTGTATGAAGATAGGAGTATTCATGGATTGGATTAGATCAAATCAAATATGTCCAAAATCTCGATTCGATccgaattaaaatcatcaaattgGATCAGATCTAATATCCGTATTTTAGGCTCATACTCAATCCATctgatccgcacatttgcggataGGATCAGATAtgatatcggatatatccacaaaatagaaaaataacaaaaattcaccaaaaaataacaacaaattaatgttattaataaaattaacagaaaaatactaaaataattagTTGTGAGGCAGAAAGTGAAGCAAATTAAAACACAAAGAACAGAAATGTGAAGAATAGAAACTCAGAAAATCAGAAAGCAAATTAAAACATGAAGAGCGGAAACTCATAAACTAGAAAGCGAAGTAGAATGCGATTTGGTGAGGTGATGTAGAGAGGCAGAGATTTGGCAATGAACAGAGGTAGCGAGAACGAAGGATAGTGATGAAATAAAAGACTACGAGAATAGAGGATGGCGAGAACGAATCACAACGAGGTGGCACGAATGGCAATAGAACCACGATAACTGAACCACGCACAAAACTACAATGACTGAACCATATACAAAACCAGCAAAGAGAGGACGAACGCGACGAAGATAGAACGAACGCGGGAATGAGCGGCGAGTGATCTCTGGCAAGAAGTGTCTAGTGGTGTTCAGAGAGAGGGAGTGACCGAGTGGGGTGACTTGGTGTTTGGGCGTGGGTGAAAGAAGGAAGCATCGAAAATGAGAGTAGGGTTCATATACACACGCACACACACGCGCACATACACAGTTGTTAGTATCAAACCGATGATCAAATCGGTCAAGTTATCGGTTTACTGGTTCAACTAGTGGGTCACTAGTTAAACCGTTGGACTCGATCTCCACGtgaataaaaaatataacatagtaaaaaatttaaaatacatatcttcactaaTATTTTAAGAACAATCAAGTCTCAACAAATTATAATCAACAagttataatttaattattattaaataattatataaaaattttgtattttttataataaaaatttttaattttatttttatattaaagtaactattttttattttaataactaactaattaatttatatttattatattgttatatactatatgtatttattaaaaaataatattaataaatatcatataatcataaaaaattgatattttttatttatacatatttaaatatttatattaataattataaataataaaagacataattaatttaaatatacgtgagtataaaattaaaataatatctaaaaaatttatattatgtaattatgtataataaaaaatataattaatttaaacataagtgagtataaaattaaaataatatctaacAAAATTGTTATACgtttttactatataattaataattatcatATGAAATAACAAGGAATAGTATAGCTTAGTGGCAAAGGGAGTATGTGGTAACAAAGAGGACCTAAGTTTGAACCTCATCTTCATCAATTTTGGAATTTTCATCTGAGTGTTTCAATTTTGACCGGTTTTCATCGGTTTTGACCGATTCATACCAGTTCTCAACTTGAAAGGGTCCTAAGACTGGACCAGACCGGCTGGAGGTCCGATTCACCAGTTTTTTGGTCAAGTCCGATTCTGGTAACTATGATTATTAATGTGTGGATATGCAGATTTACGAATATAGACCTGATATCCGCGATCCAATCCTATTGGAGTGTGGATCGGATGTGGATGATAACATTTTTGTCCCATCTTGAGTTGATAATCTCTACGTAAACTTGATATGCAATCTTATTCTACTTGAACATTTCTTTGATTGCATCTTCTGCCTCATCATACCCTCATAGACATATTCCAATGATGGTTTATTATTAGCATATACAATCCTCAACAATTTAATCAATGGGATCACAAGTTTGCATGCAGTAAAATAATCATTCCAAAATTTATTGTTTAGGATAATTGCACTAACAGCTCTACCATTAGTACTCTTTCCTAATTTGTGACTAGAAAATTGTGCATCCAATCCATAACCAATGCTTGCAAATCTGTTTTGTGCTCAAATATACTCTTTAATGTGATGAAGACAGTGACAAAATGAGTTATACATGGAAATATAATCTCCTTCCAAATAGGTCTTTGTCTAAGCCAGGACAAGAACACCATATGTATACACAACACTGTAATCTTTGAAGCACGCGATACAAGGTTAAAAATATACGCCATGTATAAAACTCGGTAAatcaataaataattaactaataaattaattatgagataaagaaattagaaaattaaattttataatttgaagaagtaaaaatatttaaaatacgaatttaaacactaattttaaatattttggcccaaaattgggctaaCGGGCTGAATCGGTTGAACCAGGTCCgcattgggcccaaggcccaacatgtATAATCTAAACTCAACCACACTTTTCCTTCAATTCTGCAATTCACGCTGGGAAGGAGAGATTGAGGAAGAAACCCAAAGCCTTTTCACTTTCAATTTCAATCTttcataactttcaatccggagcttcGATCGCCGTACCGTTTGCGGCCATGCGATTGCTTTCCCGAGATCTTCAAATTGATTGAATGAATAGGATAATATAGAATATGGAATGAGGTTGTATATGAAGGAGTGTTGTTATGATGTTATagattgatgatgattattgatgagtattgaatgataaacattggtgttgatgaggattgaattgcatgttttggttgatggaATTGTGTGTGATATGTGACTAATTGAATGGAGGTTAGATATGAGCTTGTGAAGGTTATATTGATGTATAATAAtcgtaacaccctaccacacagagctttacgatGCTGCATATGCGGGAATTCGCTGCTGCTTAGAGGGCTCGCGTACGCGGACAATGGTTGTGTACGCGAGATGGAAAATTATACCCCTACATACGCTAGATATGGCTTGCGTACACGACTATTCACCTCTGTCCAGCGTACTCGTATACGCGGACAGAGCTCATGTACGCAAGACACCCTGTTTTGAGAAAAGTGCCTTTTTGTGATTTTCAACCTATTTTctaacctctaaacctctatttttactctataAAGTCCTAATACGTAGTTTTAATCTTGGTGAAAGGGGAGAACCTTAAGGGAGTGTTAGCTTGGCGGTGAAGAAAGGTTTTGAGTAATGATTTATGGTTGATGGAGTGTGGAAATGAATAAGACATGATTAATAGAAATGATGAGATTGATGAGTTGGATGTGGAAAAGGCGGTAGGGCGCTAATCCCTCGATCTTTTTTCCCCACATTCTCTGTGATTATGATGTGTTGGATGTGAGGAAGtcggtagggcactaatcccttGATTCATTCCTCCGTATTCCTTATGATTGTGATCTGTAGGATGTGAGAAAGATGGTAGGGGACTAATCC harbors:
- the LOC107623154 gene encoding uncharacterized protein LOC107623154, whose amino-acid sequence is MSSAEAGRMEPLTSGASNRIIPIMKALRASLIFVYTFFLSFILFVLPRRSRRGTLAGAPPSSPRKHFKKRWLVREEEDTCRRRALAQDVGMGTDDWLCRWSTSIFYGVRNNALFCRQWFPVAGDLKGILVIIHGLNEHSGRYADFARQLTSCSFGVYAMDWIGHGGSDGLHGYVPSLDHVVADVGAFLEKIRSDNPGVPCFLFGHSTGGAVVLKAASHYHIKAMVEGIILTSPALRVKPAHPIVNAIAPMLSLLAPKYQFKGANKRGIPVSRDPAALLAKYSDPLVYTGPIRVRTGHEILRISSYLMRNFKSVTVPFFVLHGTADKVTDPLASQDLYNMAASEFKDIKLYDGFLHDLLFEPEREEVAQDIITWMEKRLLTL